One genomic window of Corticium candelabrum chromosome 9, ooCorCand1.1, whole genome shotgun sequence includes the following:
- the LOC134184648 gene encoding uncharacterized protein LOC134184648 isoform X1 gives MVFIVDSTRTRVAEELLATEESYLEQLLILDQHFAAPLKTFTIISPEEFGTIFGTIEPLVGLSRDFCSQLKERFVTWDHLESKLGDLFLQLAPFFKLFGSHAIGYTSALEIQRRLKHNGKFTSFITEAEANSGHILSALLIIPIQRIPRYELLLKELLKHTDKDHPDYGDLTLALTKIQTVASGINESIRAIENELQLIILTKRFPHDQLHLINESRQFNSLRLKASRTQSMRAVKDNRKWLPHSRTVSVPALMYMAQSDDRLKLLDFGPRRVIREGAVQIIKPESRETTERYLVLLNDLILISQSVSKTKPQYKLKDRSLLAQVWIEDSQNCDDELSDRALVLGTPSTLHKIIFSSTEDKKQWFEDLSKYVCEQKQAAIYMLKGLGIPNQVMLSCNMKCRVDYRGLDDFELKLKHGSEVNVYGVIGDDGKWRPSLFPDGDEVMEFTWWYGDVGKSVGWFPCGCLMEADKAMAEIELSELKQLPMKQFLSVRKKFAEWTGNTFERLLDPVVKVHGTDNSYKALIIPDSATAADVIRIYLSRKSCIETNETVSWSLREVSADKSVNILLSPDAVLPKRIDSWGCCKDKMSFQLEEQAGSED, from the exons ATGGTTTTCATTGTAGActcaacaagaacaagagtTGCTGAG gaACTACTGGCTACAGAAGAATCTTACCTGGAACAACTGCTCATTCTGGATCAG CATTTTGCTGCACCATTAAAAACGTTCACCATTATTTCACCAGAAGAGTTTGGAACAATTTTTGGTACTATTGAG CCACTTGTTGGTTTGTCAAGAGACTTCTGTTCACAGCTGAAAGAGCGTTTTGTGACATGGGATCACTTAGAATCAAAACTTGGAGATCTGTTTTTACAGTTg GCACCTTTCTTCAAGTTGTTTGGCTCTCATGCTATTGGGTACACAAGTGCACTGGAA ATACAACGACGGTTGAAACATAATGGCAAATTCACCAGTTTTATTACTGAAGCAGAA GCAAACAGTGGGCACATTCTAAGTGCACTTCTTATTATTCCAATTCAACGGATTCCACGTTATGAACTACTATTGAAAGAACTGCTGAAGCATACTGACAAG GATCATCCAGACTATGGTGACCTTACATTGGctctaacaaaaatacaaacagtgGCTTCAGGAATCAATGAAAGTATTCGTGCTATAGAGAATGAGCTACAACTTATTATATTGACCAAGCGATTTCCACATGACCAATTG CATTTGATTAATGAAAGCAGGCAGTTCAATTCACTAAGACTGAAGG CGTCTAGAACTCAGTCAATGCGTGCAGTAAAGGATAACCGAAAATGGTTGCCTCATTCAAG GACAGTGTCAGTGCCTGCTTTGATGTACATGGCACAGAGTGATGATAGACTCAAACTACTTGACTTTGGTCCTCG ACGAGTTATAAGAGAGGGAGCAGTACAGATAATTAAACCAGAGTCAAGAGAGACAACAGAAAG GTACTTGGTTTTGTTGAATGATTTGATATTGATTTCTCAG TCTGTAAGCAAAACAAAACCTCAGTACAAGCTTAAAGATAGATCCCTGCTTGCTCAAGTTTGGATTGAAGACAGCCAGAACTGTGATGATGAGTTATCTGATAGAG cTTTGGTTCTTGGAACTCCATCGACATTGCACAAAATCATTTTTTCGTCAACTGAAGATAAGAAGCAATGGTTTGAGGATTTGTCCAAATACGTTTGCGAACAGAAGCAAGCGGCAATCTAT ATGCTCAAGGGTCTAGGCATCCCAAACCAAGTTATGTTGTCGTGCAACATGAAGTGCAGAGTAGACTACAGAGGATTGGATGACTTTG AGTTGAAGTTGAAACATGGTTCAGAAGTCAATGTATATGGTGTTATTGGAGATGATGGCAAATGGAGACCA AGTCTCTTCCCTGATGGAGATGAAGTTATGGAATTCACATG GTGGTATGGTGATGTTGGCAAATCTGTTGGCTGGTTTCCTT GTGGCTGTCTAATGGAGGCAGATAAAGCGATGGCAGAGATAGAACTCAGTGAA TTAAAGCAGCTACCAATGAAGCAGTTTCTCAGTGTAAGGAAGAAATTTGCTGAATGG ACAGGGAATACTTTTGAACGACTTCTGGACCCTGTAGTGAAAGTTCATGGTACAGACAACTCATACAAGGCATTGATAATTCCAGACTCAGCTACAGCAGCAGATGTGATCAG GATTTATCTTAGCAGAAAATCATGCATTGAGACAAATGAAACTGTTTCATGGTCTTTACGTGAGGTTTCAGCAGATAAGTCAG TGAATATTTTATTGTCACCTGATGCTGTTCTTCCCAAGAGGATAGACAGCTGGGGATGCTGTAAG GACAAGATGTCTTTTCAGCTTGAAGAGCAAGCAGGTTCTGAGGACTAG
- the LOC134184648 gene encoding uncharacterized protein LOC134184648 isoform X2 gives MGSLRIKTWRSVFTAPFFKLFGSHAIGYTSALEIQRRLKHNGKFTSFITEAEANSGHILSALLIIPIQRIPRYELLLKELLKHTDKDHPDYGDLTLALTKIQTVASGINESIRAIENELQLIILTKRFPHDQLHLINESRQFNSLRLKASRTQSMRAVKDNRKWLPHSRTVSVPALMYMAQSDDRLKLLDFGPRRVIREGAVQIIKPESRETTERYLVLLNDLILISQSVSKTKPQYKLKDRSLLAQVWIEDSQNCDDELSDRALVLGTPSTLHKIIFSSTEDKKQWFEDLSKYVCEQKQAAIYMLKGLGIPNQVMLSCNMKCRVDYRGLDDFELKLKHGSEVNVYGVIGDDGKWRPSLFPDGDEVMEFTWWYGDVGKSVGWFPCGCLMEADKAMAEIELSELKQLPMKQFLSVRKKFAEWTGNTFERLLDPVVKVHGTDNSYKALIIPDSATAADVIRIYLSRKSCIETNETVSWSLREVSADKSVNILLSPDAVLPKRIDSWGCCKDKMSFQLEEQAGSED, from the exons ATGGGATCACTTAGAATCAAAACTTGGAGATCTGTTTTTACA GCACCTTTCTTCAAGTTGTTTGGCTCTCATGCTATTGGGTACACAAGTGCACTGGAA ATACAACGACGGTTGAAACATAATGGCAAATTCACCAGTTTTATTACTGAAGCAGAA GCAAACAGTGGGCACATTCTAAGTGCACTTCTTATTATTCCAATTCAACGGATTCCACGTTATGAACTACTATTGAAAGAACTGCTGAAGCATACTGACAAG GATCATCCAGACTATGGTGACCTTACATTGGctctaacaaaaatacaaacagtgGCTTCAGGAATCAATGAAAGTATTCGTGCTATAGAGAATGAGCTACAACTTATTATATTGACCAAGCGATTTCCACATGACCAATTG CATTTGATTAATGAAAGCAGGCAGTTCAATTCACTAAGACTGAAGG CGTCTAGAACTCAGTCAATGCGTGCAGTAAAGGATAACCGAAAATGGTTGCCTCATTCAAG GACAGTGTCAGTGCCTGCTTTGATGTACATGGCACAGAGTGATGATAGACTCAAACTACTTGACTTTGGTCCTCG ACGAGTTATAAGAGAGGGAGCAGTACAGATAATTAAACCAGAGTCAAGAGAGACAACAGAAAG GTACTTGGTTTTGTTGAATGATTTGATATTGATTTCTCAG TCTGTAAGCAAAACAAAACCTCAGTACAAGCTTAAAGATAGATCCCTGCTTGCTCAAGTTTGGATTGAAGACAGCCAGAACTGTGATGATGAGTTATCTGATAGAG cTTTGGTTCTTGGAACTCCATCGACATTGCACAAAATCATTTTTTCGTCAACTGAAGATAAGAAGCAATGGTTTGAGGATTTGTCCAAATACGTTTGCGAACAGAAGCAAGCGGCAATCTAT ATGCTCAAGGGTCTAGGCATCCCAAACCAAGTTATGTTGTCGTGCAACATGAAGTGCAGAGTAGACTACAGAGGATTGGATGACTTTG AGTTGAAGTTGAAACATGGTTCAGAAGTCAATGTATATGGTGTTATTGGAGATGATGGCAAATGGAGACCA AGTCTCTTCCCTGATGGAGATGAAGTTATGGAATTCACATG GTGGTATGGTGATGTTGGCAAATCTGTTGGCTGGTTTCCTT GTGGCTGTCTAATGGAGGCAGATAAAGCGATGGCAGAGATAGAACTCAGTGAA TTAAAGCAGCTACCAATGAAGCAGTTTCTCAGTGTAAGGAAGAAATTTGCTGAATGG ACAGGGAATACTTTTGAACGACTTCTGGACCCTGTAGTGAAAGTTCATGGTACAGACAACTCATACAAGGCATTGATAATTCCAGACTCAGCTACAGCAGCAGATGTGATCAG GATTTATCTTAGCAGAAAATCATGCATTGAGACAAATGAAACTGTTTCATGGTCTTTACGTGAGGTTTCAGCAGATAAGTCAG TGAATATTTTATTGTCACCTGATGCTGTTCTTCCCAAGAGGATAGACAGCTGGGGATGCTGTAAG GACAAGATGTCTTTTCAGCTTGAAGAGCAAGCAGGTTCTGAGGACTAG